The Mauremys mutica isolate MM-2020 ecotype Southern chromosome 1, ASM2049712v1, whole genome shotgun sequence genome has a segment encoding these proteins:
- the LOC123348954 gene encoding natural killer cells antigen CD94-like yields MSEQAVTYVDLKFQTTSKQKKKKTPKNTRDKEGNEEVVTYTGLKCHSASEQERRERTVNSQSKDSSASARAWGVIAGILGIFCLALLIAVGVLAVNVFQISQIPCKQQENLNQFQEIIPGWKSLCPEHWFQHGKKCYLFSTEYKSWLESQEACSSHGSRLLQIESKQELDFINPLATSHWIGLLRDKTDRLWMWGNGTAFSTDQFVVKKGYVDGDCAVVRGREFFSDDCKDTKRYICQLPVLVPESDVSRQDRSWKS; encoded by the exons ATGAGTGAGCAGGCAGTGACCTATGTAGACCTGAAATTTCAAACTACTTCCaagcagaagaagaaaaagacaCCTAAGAACACCAGGGACAAAG AAGGAAATGAGGAGGTGGTGACCTATACAGGACTGAAATGTCACAGTGCTTCTgagcaggagaggagagaaaggaCTGTGAACTCCCAGAGCAAAG ATTCTTCTGCTTCAGCTCGTGCATGGGGGGTCATAGCAGGGATTTTGGGGATCTTCTGCTTGGCTTTGCTGATAGCAGTGGGTGTCTTGGCTGTCAATG TTTTTCAGATCTCCCAAATACCATGTAAACAGCAGGAAAACCTGAACCAGTTTCAGGAAATTATCCCAG gaTGGAAGTCTCTTTGCCCAGAACATTGGTTTCAACATGGAAAGAAATGCTACCTCTTTTCTACTGAATATAAATCTTGGCTGGAGAGTCAAGAGGCCTGCTCTTCTCATGGCTCCAGACTCCTTCAGATAGAAAGCAAACAAGAGCTG GATTTCATAAATCCCCTGGCAACTTCTCACTGGATAGGATTATTACGTGACAAGACTGACAGACTCTGGATGTGGGGGAATGGCACAGCTTTCTCCACTGACCA GTTTGTGGTAAAGAAAGGATATGTTGATGGTGACTGCGCAGTCGTCAGAGGCAGAGAATTCTTCTCTGATGACTGCAAAGATACAAAGCGCTACATTTGTCAGCTGCCAGTTCTTGTGCCAGAGTCTGATGTATCCAGACAAGATAGATCATGGAAATCATAA